From the genome of Thermogutta terrifontis, one region includes:
- the fabF gene encoding beta-ketoacyl-ACP synthase II produces MRRRVVITGMGMVTPLGADLETVWRRLLNGESGIDYITLFDASHFPTRIAAEVKNWSLADVGEDPEEWKFQGRHTHFAIGAAKKAWQDAGLDSAKIDPTRFGVYTGSGEGQQDFHRFTQMMVAALSDGELDVVKFTKKGLEILHPIEELEQEPNMPAGHLAGLFNAQGPNMNCLTACAASSQAIGEAVEIIRRGEADIMLSGGTHTMIHPFGVTGFCLLTALSTQNDPPQKASRPFDRNRDGFVLGEGAGMVILEELEHAKRRGARIYGEVIGYGTTADAYRITDTHPEGRGAISCMQMALKDAGINPEDVDYINAHGTSTVVNDKVETLAIKKVFGDYAYKLPVSSTKSMMGHLIAAAGATELIICLLAIRDNVLPPTINYETPDPECDLDYVPNVAREAKCDIALSNSFGFGGQNISLIVSRFTG; encoded by the coding sequence ATGAGGCGCCGCGTTGTCATTACTGGAATGGGAATGGTCACCCCGCTGGGTGCGGATCTCGAAACTGTTTGGCGTCGCCTCCTTAACGGCGAGTCAGGTATCGACTATATCACGCTCTTCGACGCCAGCCATTTTCCCACTCGGATTGCGGCGGAGGTAAAGAACTGGAGCCTGGCCGACGTCGGTGAGGATCCCGAAGAGTGGAAGTTCCAGGGGCGTCACACGCATTTCGCTATCGGAGCCGCGAAAAAAGCATGGCAGGACGCGGGGCTTGATTCAGCGAAAATCGATCCCACGCGATTTGGGGTCTACACTGGCAGCGGCGAAGGACAGCAGGATTTTCACCGCTTCACCCAGATGATGGTGGCGGCCCTTTCGGATGGCGAACTGGACGTTGTCAAATTCACGAAAAAAGGGCTCGAAATCCTTCATCCGATCGAAGAGCTCGAGCAGGAACCCAATATGCCGGCAGGTCATCTGGCCGGGCTGTTCAACGCCCAAGGCCCGAACATGAACTGTCTGACGGCATGCGCGGCGAGCAGTCAGGCGATCGGCGAGGCCGTGGAGATTATTCGTCGCGGCGAAGCCGATATCATGCTCTCCGGGGGAACCCATACGATGATCCATCCCTTCGGCGTGACAGGCTTCTGCCTTCTCACGGCGCTGAGCACGCAGAACGATCCCCCCCAAAAGGCCTCCCGCCCATTTGATCGCAACCGTGATGGATTCGTCTTGGGCGAAGGTGCCGGGATGGTCATCCTGGAGGAATTGGAACACGCCAAGCGTCGGGGTGCCCGAATTTACGGTGAGGTCATCGGTTATGGCACAACAGCCGACGCCTACCGGATCACCGACACCCATCCCGAAGGCCGCGGTGCCATTAGCTGCATGCAGATGGCGTTGAAGGACGCGGGCATCAACCCGGAAGACGTTGATTACATCAATGCCCACGGTACAAGTACCGTGGTCAACGATAAAGTGGAAACCCTCGCCATCAAGAAGGTCTTCGGCGACTATGCGTACAAATTGCCGGTCTCCAGCACCAAGAGCATGATGGGGCATCTCATCGCGGCCGCCGGGGCGACAGAGCTGATCATCTGTCTGCTGGCCATTCGGGACAATGTACTCCCCCCGACGATCAATTACGAAACGCCTGACCCGGAATGCGACCTCGACTACGTGCCGAACGTTGCCCGAGAAGCTAAGTGCGATATCGCCCTCAGTAACAGTTTTGGCTTCGGAGGTCAGAATATCAGCCTGATTGTCAGTCGCTTCACAGGCTGA
- a CDS encoding GNAT family N-acetyltransferase has product MGWTYFKRYRMEIDLQNRVLEEPAVPEGYTFLPWQPDLLDIHARVKHISFRGEIDANVFPCFLDESSCRRLMLAIVRKPGFLPQATWLAVFRGQSSDDGVCEYCGTIQGILDPNTGIGSIQNVGVTPAHRNRGVGRGLLYRALKGFQQAGAPRVFLEVTAENEGAIRLYQRVGFIITQTVYKVAEFPAPR; this is encoded by the coding sequence ATGGGCTGGACGTATTTTAAACGATACCGAATGGAAATCGACTTACAAAATCGCGTCCTAGAAGAGCCCGCGGTGCCTGAAGGGTACACTTTTCTGCCGTGGCAGCCCGATTTGCTCGACATTCATGCTCGGGTGAAACACATCAGTTTTCGCGGGGAGATTGACGCCAACGTGTTTCCCTGCTTTCTGGACGAGTCAAGCTGCCGTCGGCTGATGTTAGCAATTGTCCGTAAGCCGGGCTTCCTCCCCCAGGCGACCTGGCTGGCCGTGTTTCGGGGACAATCTTCGGACGACGGTGTCTGCGAATATTGCGGCACGATACAGGGTATTTTGGATCCCAATACCGGGATCGGAAGTATCCAGAATGTCGGCGTCACTCCTGCACACCGCAATCGAGGCGTGGGACGGGGATTGCTCTATCGAGCATTAAAAGGATTTCAACAGGCAGGTGCTCCGCGAGTGTTTCTTGAAGTGACTGCTGAAAATGAAGGCGCGATTCGCCTCTATCAACGGGTGGGGTTTATCATCACGCAGACGGTATATAAAGTTGCCGAATTCCCGGCCCCCCGATAG
- a CDS encoding 3-hydroxyacyl-ACP dehydratase FabZ family protein: MRWYWIDRFIEFHSGRMARAIKNVSLAEEYLHDHFPGYPVMPNSLVIEGVAQTGGLLVGEYNQFRLKVVLAKVPHAKFYCEAVPGDVLTYTATIEHIHPHGAVVKATSHKGETLQAEMELVFAHLGEEFNDRELFDPGTLTHMMRILRAYEVGKAADGSPLKEPPEESA; the protein is encoded by the coding sequence ATGCGGTGGTACTGGATCGATCGGTTTATCGAATTCCACAGCGGGCGGATGGCCAGGGCGATCAAGAATGTCTCCCTGGCCGAAGAATATCTTCACGATCACTTTCCCGGCTATCCTGTCATGCCCAACAGCCTCGTCATTGAAGGCGTGGCCCAGACGGGCGGCCTGCTGGTTGGGGAATACAACCAGTTCAGGCTGAAAGTGGTGCTGGCCAAGGTTCCCCACGCTAAGTTTTACTGCGAGGCTGTGCCCGGCGACGTGCTCACTTACACAGCCACCATCGAGCACATCCATCCCCATGGAGCGGTTGTCAAGGCAACCAGCCACAAGGGCGAAACCCTTCAGGCCGAGATGGAACTGGTCTTCGCCCATCTCGGTGAGGAATTCAATGACCGGGAACTCTTTGATCCCGGAACGCTGACGCACATGATGCGAATCCTTCGGGCCTACGAGGTGGGAAAAGCCGCCGACGGATCCCCACTGAAGGAACCGCCCGAGGAATCGGCGTAG
- a CDS encoding alpha/beta hydrolase family protein: MNAGRRSLGHSVVWGVVFVAVVVSGNVALGQPRPEWRPLGPLPGDSMLSRYFEHEVAVLRENCLSDIKTRADWEQRCEEYRRQLREMLGLDPWPAKSDLKVTVTGAIDREDFRVEKLYYQSLPGLYVTANLYLPKNVSGRVPAVLYLCGHSQVKIDNVSYGNKTHYHFHAVWFARHGYACLVLDSLQLGEIEGIHHGTYRYGMWWWNNRGYTPAGVEAWNCVRAIDYLQTRAEVDPERIGVTGRSGGGAYSWWIAAIDPRVKVAVPVAGITDLQNHVVDGCVEGHCDCMYFVNTYRWDYPIVAALVAPRPLLIVNGDHDPIFPEDGVRRVYETARKIYRLYDAEDKIGIFITKAAHDDIQPIQEAAFRWIDRHLLGKEREVYDPVEKVFTPQELKVLEKIPEDQLNTIIHDHFVPTAPIVFPENVSQWQELKTRWISLLKQKCFRGWPANLPSPSWKNVKEAEADGIRLVRAELPVQDEVILPIYYLRGADGTPRQIEIELLDQDDWSRWLSGLKLHFSEILGQDLVTDEEKTLQGSEEAWQSVKSRITNAPGTMLVLLLPRGIGPTAWNSDAKKRTQIERRFMLIGQTSDGMRIFDIVRVIQSIRGQNAWKGIPLTMKAQGRFGVLACYASVFEPVDTLILTNMPTSHRDGPYILNSSRVLEVPQAVLLAADRSRVELNTQRTEDWQAPIAAAKRLGWPEDQLKVSPTQ; the protein is encoded by the coding sequence ATGAACGCGGGAAGACGCAGTCTTGGGCACTCAGTCGTTTGGGGAGTCGTGTTTGTGGCTGTGGTTGTCAGTGGCAACGTGGCGTTGGGTCAACCGCGGCCAGAGTGGCGCCCGCTCGGCCCTTTGCCGGGCGACAGCATGCTAAGCCGCTACTTCGAGCACGAAGTTGCCGTCCTTCGAGAGAACTGTCTGTCTGACATTAAAACACGAGCGGATTGGGAGCAGCGATGTGAGGAATACCGCCGCCAACTTCGTGAAATGCTGGGACTCGATCCCTGGCCAGCGAAAAGTGATCTAAAAGTGACGGTAACAGGCGCAATTGATCGAGAGGATTTTCGCGTGGAAAAGCTGTACTATCAATCTCTTCCGGGATTATACGTCACTGCCAATCTGTATTTGCCGAAAAATGTTTCAGGTCGAGTGCCTGCCGTTCTCTACCTGTGTGGTCACTCGCAGGTGAAGATTGATAACGTGAGCTACGGTAATAAGACGCACTACCATTTTCATGCCGTCTGGTTTGCGCGGCACGGATACGCCTGCCTGGTACTGGATAGCTTGCAACTTGGAGAAATTGAGGGGATCCACCACGGGACCTATCGCTACGGAATGTGGTGGTGGAACAACCGTGGTTATACCCCGGCGGGAGTTGAAGCCTGGAACTGTGTAAGGGCGATCGACTATTTGCAGACCCGTGCCGAGGTCGACCCAGAACGGATTGGGGTCACTGGCCGCAGTGGAGGCGGGGCCTACAGTTGGTGGATCGCCGCGATCGACCCGCGTGTCAAGGTGGCGGTACCCGTGGCCGGTATCACAGATCTTCAGAACCACGTCGTGGATGGCTGTGTGGAGGGACACTGCGATTGTATGTATTTCGTCAACACGTACCGCTGGGATTATCCCATAGTCGCCGCTCTGGTGGCCCCCCGCCCGCTTTTAATCGTCAATGGTGATCATGACCCCATTTTTCCTGAGGATGGCGTTCGCAGAGTGTACGAGACTGCGCGCAAGATTTATCGCTTGTACGATGCCGAGGATAAAATCGGCATTTTCATTACCAAAGCAGCTCATGATGATATTCAGCCCATTCAAGAGGCGGCCTTTCGATGGATCGATCGTCATCTTTTGGGCAAAGAGCGGGAAGTCTATGACCCCGTCGAAAAGGTTTTCACGCCTCAAGAGCTGAAGGTTCTGGAAAAGATTCCCGAAGACCAGCTCAACACAATAATTCATGACCATTTCGTTCCGACGGCACCGATTGTCTTTCCGGAGAACGTTTCCCAATGGCAAGAACTTAAAACTCGGTGGATCAGTCTATTGAAACAAAAATGTTTCAGGGGCTGGCCCGCCAACCTGCCCTCACCATCCTGGAAGAACGTCAAGGAGGCGGAGGCCGACGGAATCCGGCTGGTGAGGGCGGAACTTCCGGTGCAGGATGAGGTTATTCTGCCCATTTACTACCTCCGCGGTGCGGACGGGACACCCAGGCAGATAGAAATCGAGCTGCTCGATCAGGACGATTGGTCCCGGTGGCTGTCCGGTTTGAAACTGCATTTCTCTGAAATCCTCGGCCAGGACCTTGTCACCGATGAGGAGAAAACCCTTCAAGGGAGCGAGGAAGCGTGGCAGAGCGTGAAGTCGCGGATAACGAATGCTCCCGGCACCATGCTGGTTCTGCTGTTGCCACGAGGCATCGGCCCAACGGCCTGGAACTCGGATGCGAAGAAACGCACTCAGATTGAGCGGCGGTTCATGCTCATTGGTCAAACCAGCGACGGAATGCGCATCTTTGATATCGTGCGGGTCATCCAGTCAATTCGTGGGCAAAACGCCTGGAAAGGAATACCCCTAACGATGAAAGCCCAGGGACGTTTCGGGGTCCTTGCGTGCTACGCCAGTGTTTTTGAACCGGTGGATACGCTCATCCTGACAAACATGCCGACAAGTCACCGCGACGGACCCTACATCCTCAACAGCTCACGAGTTCTGGAAGTTCCCCAGGCTGTGTTGCTCGCTGCCGATCGAAGTCGCGTTGAGCTTAACACGCAGAGAACCGAGGATTGGCAGGCTCCGATTGCGGCTGCGAAGCGCCTCGGTTGGCCTGAGGATCAACTGAAAGTGAGTCCGACGCAGTGA
- a CDS encoding aldo/keto reductase, producing the protein MSLDRRSFLANTATIGAGLWLESHLAAQRPAHASTSSFSTDPVALVPLGKHLKATRIGIGFGMRAFNRQSNLTRRGLEHAERVVRYAYDAGIRLFDNADLYGSHQYVARALRDKPRDSYVLVTKVWFHPSGIPEEDRTDADKAVQRFLKELNTDYIDLVQIHCMMNGQWTDTMRRQMDLLEDLKQKGLIRAHGVSCHAVSALEAAAESDWVDVVHARVNHLGTKMDDKPEVVMPVLKRIHDSGKGVIGMKIVGEGAFRNDPALRDRAIEFAIRSGCVDVMIVGFELPEEIDDFKQRVASTLEKLASVA; encoded by the coding sequence ATGTCGCTCGATCGACGTTCCTTCCTTGCCAATACAGCGACCATTGGTGCGGGATTGTGGCTTGAAAGCCACCTCGCAGCGCAGCGGCCGGCGCACGCGAGCACAAGCAGCTTTTCAACTGACCCAGTCGCGCTGGTGCCGCTGGGGAAACACCTCAAGGCGACGCGTATCGGGATTGGCTTCGGCATGCGGGCGTTCAATCGCCAGTCGAATCTTACGCGTCGGGGATTGGAGCACGCGGAGCGAGTTGTCCGCTACGCTTATGATGCGGGTATCCGATTGTTCGATAATGCCGACCTTTACGGTTCCCATCAGTATGTTGCCCGCGCATTACGCGATAAGCCGCGAGACAGCTACGTGCTCGTGACAAAGGTGTGGTTCCATCCCTCGGGTATCCCCGAGGAAGATCGCACTGACGCCGACAAGGCGGTCCAGCGTTTCCTTAAGGAACTTAACACCGATTATATTGATCTGGTGCAAATTCACTGCATGATGAACGGTCAATGGACGGACACGATGCGGCGACAGATGGACCTCCTTGAGGACCTGAAGCAGAAGGGGCTGATTCGAGCACACGGCGTTTCCTGCCACGCCGTTTCCGCGCTGGAGGCAGCGGCCGAGTCAGATTGGGTCGACGTCGTGCATGCCCGCGTCAATCATCTGGGCACGAAAATGGACGACAAGCCCGAGGTGGTGATGCCGGTCCTGAAACGGATTCACGATTCGGGGAAGGGCGTCATCGGGATGAAAATTGTCGGCGAAGGGGCGTTCCGCAATGACCCTGCCTTGCGGGATCGGGCCATTGAGTTCGCGATTCGCTCCGGGTGCGTGGACGTCATGATTGTCGGATTCGAATTGCCCGAGGAGATTGATGATTTCAAGCAGCGTGTCGCCAGCACCCTGGAAAAATTGGCCAGTGTGGCTTAG
- a CDS encoding acyl carrier protein — protein sequence MLTQEEIYQKVREVLVDALAVDEEEVKPEATLVGDLGAESIDFLDIVFKLEKTFNIKIPRGELFPEDILTNPEYVKDGKFTEAGLAELRKRMPFAELDQFARNPLVQDFANLLTVRDMCRFVELKLQQQEGQASA from the coding sequence ATGCTCACCCAGGAGGAGATTTATCAGAAGGTTCGCGAGGTGCTCGTAGACGCACTGGCCGTAGACGAAGAGGAGGTCAAGCCTGAGGCTACACTGGTGGGGGACCTCGGTGCGGAGTCGATCGACTTCCTCGACATCGTGTTCAAGCTGGAAAAAACGTTCAATATCAAAATTCCGCGAGGCGAACTGTTCCCGGAGGATATTTTGACCAATCCGGAGTACGTCAAAGACGGTAAATTCACCGAGGCGGGCCTCGCCGAACTCCGCAAGCGGATGCCGTTTGCCGAGTTGGACCAATTTGCCCGGAATCCTCTGGTTCAGGACTTTGCCAATCTGCTGACGGTACGCGACATGTGTCGGTTTGTGGAGCTGAAGCTCCAGCAGCAGGAAGGCCAGGCCTCAGCATGA